Proteins from a single region of Methanoculleus taiwanensis:
- a CDS encoding lipopolysaccharide biosynthesis protein, translated as MNLPIPKSIDDVRQLLTDPLFKNSFFILSSNVMGIIFSFLFWLVAARLYPKEDVGVATALLAAASLLILLTRFGLDQSIIRFFPHGNKDRILSTSIAVSTAFALLLGVVFIMGIDTWSPDLQIVKLYPLIFLGILGIESTTHYVGLSFLAMRKSEYTFIRNLFAGMRIVFLYPLVFFSALGIFSSYGLAIMLSFLVSLIFLARVGIKPARIDRPFLRESFRYSSGTYVAGLLALLPAQILPLMVLNVLGATETADYYIAFTMTSVLFIIPQSVTMSHFVEGSHGESLKTITKKSLAVILATLTPAVILLYVFGGFFLSLIGKSYVEGLDLLRIMILSSFFVAFQQTYLSIKKIQKDIRELIAISALSFVLLVGLSYILMLEFGIVGIGYAWVLGYGVLALIIGIQIRRSNWLK; from the coding sequence ATGAACCTTCCCATACCGAAAAGCATCGATGATGTACGGCAGCTTCTCACCGATCCGCTCTTCAAGAACTCGTTCTTTATCCTGTCCTCCAACGTCATGGGGATCATCTTCAGTTTCCTCTTCTGGCTCGTTGCCGCACGGCTGTATCCGAAAGAGGACGTCGGTGTCGCAACCGCTCTCCTGGCGGCAGCCTCGCTGCTGATCCTCCTCACGCGGTTCGGACTCGATCAGTCCATCATCCGGTTCTTCCCGCACGGGAACAAGGATAGAATCCTGAGTACGTCCATTGCGGTCTCGACGGCCTTCGCGCTGCTGCTCGGCGTGGTCTTTATCATGGGTATCGACACCTGGTCTCCCGATCTCCAGATCGTCAAGCTCTATCCGCTGATCTTCCTCGGCATCCTCGGCATCGAGTCGACCACCCACTACGTCGGCCTCTCGTTCCTCGCCATGCGCAAGTCGGAGTATACCTTCATCAGAAACCTCTTTGCGGGGATGCGGATAGTTTTCCTCTACCCGCTTGTATTCTTCAGCGCGCTCGGGATATTCTCATCCTACGGGCTTGCCATAATGCTTTCATTCCTGGTCTCGCTCATCTTCCTCGCCCGCGTCGGGATCAAACCGGCACGTATCGACAGGCCGTTCCTCCGGGAGTCGTTCCGTTACTCGTCAGGCACCTACGTCGCCGGACTCCTCGCCCTGCTGCCGGCTCAGATCCTGCCGCTCATGGTCCTGAACGTCCTCGGTGCAACGGAGACCGCAGACTACTACATCGCCTTCACCATGACCTCCGTCCTCTTCATCATCCCCCAGTCGGTGACGATGTCGCACTTCGTCGAGGGAAGCCACGGCGAGTCCTTAAAGACCATCACCAAAAAATCGCTTGCCGTCATACTCGCGACCCTGACACCCGCCGTCATCCTCCTCTACGTCTTCGGCGGCTTCTTCCTCTCACTCATCGGGAAGAGTTACGTCGAGGGGCTCGACCTCCTCCGGATTATGATCCTCTCGAGTTTCTTCGTCGCATTTCAGCAGACCTACCTCTCCATCAAGAAGATCCAGAAAGACATCAGAGAACTCATCGCCATCAGCGCTCTCTCGTTCGTCCTCCTCGTGGGCTTAAGTTATATCCTGATGCTCGAGTTCGGGATCGTCGGGATCGGGTATGCATGGGTGCTCGGGTACGGCGTGCTCGCCCTGATCATCGGGATACAGATACGCCGGAGCAACTGGCTGAAGTAA
- a CDS encoding glycosyltransferase family 4 protein, whose amino-acid sequence MKRPDLGIITFPLSTSGTTPLSHLVAIMALLGGDLHLITGNEGYLAFRDDPRVRVFGVDHEYSENLGRKIARYVQAQLRISYGVLKAGRGVETWVFFIGGEGLILPMLAAKVTGARTAIGLAGFPTRDPAAGGENLAGSLSLLSSINFRLADTIIVYSDRIVTERGLEPFAPKIAVAHEHYLDFDTFRCTKPVSERQNLIGYVGRLSEVKGILNLVEAIPRVLEERGDLSFLIVGDGPQRERVGELIEEHRLHDHVRLPGWVPRDRLPEVLGELKLLVVPSYSEGLPNIVLEAMACGTPVLATAVGSIPDIIRDGETGYLMEENSPEGIAAAVLGCLGRDDLAEVAGRGQRLIQATFTFEEAVKKYRAALWRQEADL is encoded by the coding sequence ATGAAGCGGCCGGATCTTGGCATTATTACGTTCCCGCTCTCGACGAGCGGCACCACGCCGCTCTCCCATCTCGTGGCTATTATGGCCCTGCTCGGCGGCGACCTCCACCTCATCACGGGAAACGAAGGCTACCTGGCCTTCCGGGACGATCCGCGGGTGCGCGTATTCGGCGTCGATCACGAGTATTCTGAAAATCTCGGGCGGAAGATAGCACGATACGTCCAAGCTCAGCTCCGGATCTCCTACGGCGTGCTGAAAGCCGGAAGAGGCGTGGAGACCTGGGTCTTCTTCATCGGTGGAGAGGGGCTCATCCTTCCGATGCTCGCGGCGAAGGTCACCGGAGCACGCACCGCGATCGGTCTCGCCGGGTTCCCGACCCGTGATCCTGCCGCGGGCGGCGAGAACCTCGCGGGATCGCTCTCGCTCCTCTCGTCGATCAACTTCCGCCTCGCGGATACGATCATCGTCTATTCCGACCGGATCGTCACGGAGCGGGGGCTTGAACCCTTCGCCCCGAAGATAGCGGTTGCCCACGAGCACTATCTCGACTTCGACACCTTTCGCTGCACAAAGCCCGTCAGCGAACGGCAGAACCTCATCGGGTACGTCGGCCGCCTCAGCGAGGTGAAGGGAATCCTCAACCTCGTCGAGGCGATACCCCGGGTGCTCGAGGAACGGGGCGATCTTTCGTTCCTGATCGTGGGAGACGGCCCTCAGCGCGAACGGGTCGGAGAACTCATCGAGGAGCATCGCCTCCACGACCACGTCCGCCTCCCCGGCTGGGTGCCCCGCGATCGGCTGCCGGAGGTGCTCGGCGAGTTGAAACTGCTTGTCGTGCCGTCGTATTCGGAAGGCCTCCCGAATATCGTTCTCGAGGCGATGGCCTGCGGAACGCCGGTTCTCGCGACAGCGGTGGGTTCCATTCCGGATATCATCCGTGACGGTGAGACCGGATACCTCATGGAGGAAAACAGCCCCGAAGGGATCGCCGCCGCCGTCCTCGGGTGCCTCGGACGGGACGATCTTGCGGAGGTGGCGGGAAGGGGGCAGCGTCTCATACAGGCAACCTTCACTTTCGAAGAGGCGGTGAAGAAGTACCGGGCGGCGCTCTGGCGGCAGGAGGCAGACCTCTGA
- a CDS encoding right-handed parallel beta-helix repeat-containing protein yields MRDTRSMKRLVAVFLVFCLIPVFAPGVAAAEPTTLVVAAYDSSEEAKAQASYICDGTSDHVEIQQALDALPAGGTVLLTEGTYACAGNIQPGEGKALQGAGENATVLSYPGNGGLRIRAPSVTFADFKVTGKADMIIENSHARVRNVTMTVDNSRIGAFYVWAANKVVEDTVFENCKAVDCGRYGFLNSGEGTPRLVKDIKYINCEAINCGRDSSVRTGPWVTGFDIVEKNDIDGAEIIGCYAEGNQESGFHLEGFSYLNIKNVRFQDCVSVNNAQKGKDACMFGAGFTVPKGTTLENCTSVNNKHGYLVSGGSVSKGFGNTFVNCTDEASDYGFTIRHGYDCTLTNCESKDAARQGLVLSKAWNIKTENFGLIGTAGYNVHAGSSETAAVKIAGTTASDDQFAYNMWNGQVTDSALDIHAEGVLCDTIVYLENAERVTLTGDATTASADPVRVAGGTAVDTAGFTVAGDAGAPAVVAAA; encoded by the coding sequence ATGAGAGACACGCGAAGTATGAAACGACTGGTTGCAGTGTTCCTGGTCTTCTGCCTCATTCCGGTTTTTGCACCGGGTGTGGCGGCAGCGGAACCGACCACGCTTGTCGTGGCTGCATATGACAGCAGCGAAGAAGCAAAAGCTCAGGCCAGCTACATCTGCGACGGTACAAGTGATCACGTGGAGATTCAGCAGGCGCTCGATGCCCTGCCTGCTGGCGGAACCGTCCTCCTGACGGAAGGAACATACGCCTGTGCCGGTAACATCCAGCCCGGGGAAGGAAAAGCCCTGCAGGGCGCCGGTGAGAATGCCACCGTTCTCTCCTATCCGGGTAACGGCGGTCTTCGGATCCGTGCACCGTCGGTGACGTTCGCCGACTTCAAGGTGACCGGCAAGGCCGACATGATCATCGAGAACAGCCACGCCCGTGTCCGGAACGTGACGATGACGGTGGACAACTCCCGGATCGGCGCCTTCTACGTCTGGGCAGCCAACAAAGTTGTCGAGGACACCGTCTTTGAGAACTGTAAGGCGGTTGACTGCGGCCGTTACGGGTTCTTAAACAGCGGCGAAGGGACGCCCCGGCTCGTGAAGGATATCAAGTACATCAACTGCGAGGCGATCAACTGCGGGCGGGACAGCTCCGTCAGAACCGGCCCCTGGGTGACCGGATTCGATATCGTCGAGAAGAACGATATCGACGGCGCCGAGATCATCGGATGCTACGCGGAAGGCAACCAGGAGAGCGGGTTCCACCTCGAGGGATTCTCGTACCTGAACATCAAGAACGTCCGGTTCCAGGACTGTGTAAGCGTCAACAACGCCCAGAAGGGTAAGGATGCATGCATGTTCGGCGCCGGATTTACGGTCCCGAAGGGTACCACACTCGAGAACTGCACATCGGTCAACAACAAGCACGGTTACCTCGTCAGCGGTGGCAGTGTCAGCAAGGGGTTTGGGAACACCTTCGTGAACTGTACCGACGAGGCTTCGGACTACGGGTTCACGATCCGCCACGGCTACGACTGCACCCTGACGAACTGTGAGTCGAAGGATGCGGCACGGCAGGGGCTCGTCCTCTCGAAGGCCTGGAACATCAAAACCGAGAATTTCGGGCTGATCGGTACTGCGGGCTACAATGTCCACGCAGGGTCTTCTGAGACGGCAGCGGTGAAGATTGCCGGAACAACGGCATCGGACGACCAGTTTGCCTACAACATGTGGAACGGGCAGGTCACCGACAGCGCCCTTGACATCCACGCCGAGGGCGTTCTCTGCGACACTATCGTGTACCTTGAGAATGCCGAGCGAGTCACCCTCACCGGCGACGCTACCACTGCCAGTGCAGACCCGGTAAGGGTCGCCGGCGGAACGGCGGTCGATACTGCCGGGTTCACTGTAGCAGGAGATGCAGGCGCACCTGCTGTGGTAGCAGCCGCATAA
- a CDS encoding asparagine synthase-related protein has translation MIILHTGKDSYGVFESGDWLVVWYGWPLYKGRSVTEDILKDCAENLADGDVRSFFRDWYGHFQAVVYSRKDHELVVAADKISTHPVYYTDGGSYVAVSPETLSFCALAKYGWQPGIRKGAIYEYLASGHLWGDGTFWNEVFRLGPGQYVYANGAGIACRFYWQATYNPSDESEERLKEKLAEAIERDVATLPPGKGLLTLSGGADSRSLLCFLDALKVPFGAVSYNFGDAQTASDASVGEYYAKKLGADHFFYDADLTDTTRLIDDIHRAIAATGGECDTVASQDAFLGTRFYQELSRRYDYILRGDEAWGGRMPAGNLDLVFLDSHLYTLREFPQPERILLAEAFAEGADYLRRQQNRYARECPSSAREMDDLREYIFWRHRSPRLLQTMAYFRRMYLPQFAPFLFEHTLDAIAVTPSSLRTNKSLFMEMNRDRFPEFFRDPNAPNPLMTEGTRFDRIYRDPYIQALIRDALIQDPPASLRRLLDPEKTRDFVDSILTEEGSRIRAQNRSYNLLRIFRNIADKSPGISARLECMLVCSGVVKYPYLNSKYLFRMLVLALALREHEAVIPGEVSAGAEASAPGLLPEIGLGHSGGVSGKSFAHVEAQRQ, from the coding sequence GTGATCATACTTCACACCGGGAAGGACTCCTACGGGGTCTTCGAATCCGGGGACTGGCTGGTCGTATGGTACGGGTGGCCGCTGTATAAGGGGCGTTCCGTCACGGAGGATATTCTCAAGGACTGCGCTGAAAACCTTGCCGACGGTGACGTACGATCGTTCTTCCGGGACTGGTACGGTCACTTCCAGGCGGTGGTATACTCCCGGAAGGATCACGAGCTCGTTGTGGCCGCAGACAAAATAAGCACCCACCCGGTATACTATACCGACGGAGGGAGTTATGTCGCCGTCTCTCCGGAAACGCTCTCGTTCTGTGCCCTTGCGAAGTACGGATGGCAGCCGGGTATCCGGAAAGGTGCTATCTATGAGTATCTGGCGAGCGGCCACCTCTGGGGCGACGGAACATTCTGGAACGAAGTCTTCCGCCTCGGGCCGGGGCAGTACGTCTATGCCAACGGTGCCGGTATCGCCTGCCGGTTCTACTGGCAGGCGACCTATAACCCCTCGGACGAGAGTGAAGAGCGCCTGAAAGAGAAACTCGCCGAAGCGATAGAACGGGATGTTGCAACGCTCCCTCCCGGAAAAGGGCTTCTGACGCTGAGCGGCGGGGCGGATTCCCGGTCGCTCCTCTGCTTTCTCGATGCGCTGAAGGTTCCTTTCGGTGCCGTGAGTTACAATTTCGGGGATGCGCAGACTGCAAGCGACGCCTCGGTCGGGGAATATTACGCAAAAAAGCTCGGTGCCGATCACTTCTTCTACGACGCCGACCTGACCGATACGACCCGCCTCATCGACGATATCCACCGGGCGATTGCCGCCACCGGTGGAGAATGCGACACGGTCGCCAGCCAGGATGCGTTCCTCGGCACCCGGTTCTACCAGGAGCTCTCCCGCCGGTATGACTATATCCTGCGTGGAGACGAGGCCTGGGGTGGGCGAATGCCCGCGGGAAACCTCGATCTGGTCTTCCTTGACAGTCATCTCTACACACTCAGAGAGTTTCCCCAACCGGAGCGGATTCTTCTCGCCGAAGCATTTGCGGAGGGTGCGGACTACCTGCGGAGACAGCAGAACCGGTATGCCCGGGAGTGCCCGTCATCTGCCCGTGAGATGGATGACCTGCGCGAGTACATCTTCTGGCGGCACCGGAGCCCCCGCCTTCTGCAGACGATGGCATACTTCCGGCGCATGTATCTGCCGCAGTTCGCCCCGTTCCTCTTTGAGCATACCCTCGACGCGATAGCCGTCACTCCGAGCAGTCTCCGGACGAATAAATCTCTCTTCATGGAGATGAACCGCGATCGGTTCCCGGAGTTCTTCCGGGATCCGAACGCTCCGAATCCCCTTATGACGGAAGGCACCCGTTTCGATAGGATCTACCGCGACCCGTATATTCAGGCTCTGATCCGTGACGCGCTCATACAGGACCCGCCGGCATCTCTCCGAAGGCTGCTCGACCCGGAGAAGACCCGGGATTTTGTCGATTCGATCCTCACAGAAGAAGGCAGCAGGATACGGGCGCAGAACAGATCGTACAACTTGCTGCGCATCTTCCGCAATATAGCGGATAAGAGCCCCGGTATCTCGGCGCGCCTCGAATGCATGCTCGTCTGTTCCGGTGTTGTGAAGTATCCCTACTTAAACTCCAAATATCTCTTCCGGATGCTGGTTCTTGCCCTCGCGCTCCGGGAGCACGAAGCTGTGATTCCCGGGGAGGTTTCGGCAGGCGCGGAGGCATCGGCTCCGGGGCTGCTCCCGGAGATCGGTCTCGGGCATTCGGGCGGCGTGAGTGGGAAGAGCTTTGCTCACGTGGAGGCACAGCGGCAATGA
- a CDS encoding PGF-CTERM sorting domain-containing protein produces the protein MKLISSVILLIATVLLILGMILAPFLADPGGGADDPAIIVAASGSSAAEKAKASYICDGVNDHVEIQAALTALPAGGGTVRLAAGTYNLAGNIEPRAKTVLEGAGPDATTLAFPKTGGIRIYRPSVTLEGFTVIGVADILIAESHARVRDVTMTVDNSRIGAFYVWAANTVIEDTVFENCRAVNCGRYGFLNSGEGEPRLVKNIKYINCEAINCGRYSSVSTGPWVTGFDIVEKNDIDGAEIIGCYAEGNQESGFHLEGFSYLNIKNVRFQDCVSVNNAQKGKDASMFGAGYTVSKGVTFENCTSENNKHGFLINGASVRGHDVSFIRCTDTGSDYGFTVDHGSGFTLEECEAIGSAFRSLTIDRSHNISVEAFKSRPSEKGAGTAPVGSGADDHHDVLIQDSYGVTMSGEIITSRPHALTVTGSESREVTLHDTTVISRGQKDIVYGIFVNNDVSDAGTIRIKDSTIRTDADGKTFNAGIENRAGEKVKVSNVLVTGAKTAYVNCDILAEAEVVSPTPTEQPGFGIGLALAGLAVLFLLRRRK, from the coding sequence GTGAAGTTAATCAGCAGCGTGATCCTCTTGATTGCAACAGTACTCCTGATCCTTGGCATGATTCTGGCTCCGTTTCTGGCAGATCCGGGCGGCGGTGCCGATGACCCCGCCATTATTGTGGCCGCGAGCGGCAGCAGTGCAGCCGAGAAGGCGAAAGCGAGCTACATCTGCGACGGCGTCAATGATCACGTGGAGATCCAGGCCGCTCTCACAGCGCTGCCCGCCGGCGGCGGCACCGTCCGTCTCGCGGCGGGGACGTACAACCTCGCCGGCAACATCGAACCGCGGGCGAAGACCGTGCTCGAAGGAGCCGGGCCCGATGCCACTACGCTTGCCTTTCCGAAGACCGGCGGGATCCGGATATACCGCCCGTCGGTTACGCTCGAAGGGTTCACCGTCATCGGGGTTGCCGATATCCTCATCGCCGAGAGCCATGCCCGCGTACGCGACGTGACGATGACGGTGGACAACTCGCGGATCGGCGCCTTCTACGTCTGGGCCGCGAACACCGTCATCGAGGATACCGTCTTTGAGAACTGCAGGGCAGTCAACTGCGGCCGCTACGGGTTCTTAAACAGCGGCGAGGGCGAGCCCCGTCTCGTGAAGAATATCAAGTACATCAACTGCGAGGCGATCAACTGCGGCAGGTACAGCTCCGTCTCGACGGGGCCGTGGGTGACCGGATTTGATATCGTCGAGAAGAACGATATCGACGGGGCCGAGATCATCGGCTGTTACGCCGAGGGCAACCAGGAGAGCGGGTTCCACCTCGAAGGCTTCTCGTACTTAAACATCAAGAACGTCCGGTTCCAGGACTGTGTCAGCGTCAACAACGCCCAGAAGGGCAAGGATGCGTCCATGTTCGGTGCCGGGTATACCGTCTCAAAAGGTGTCACCTTTGAGAACTGCACTTCGGAGAACAACAAGCACGGATTCCTTATCAACGGTGCGAGTGTCCGGGGGCACGACGTCTCCTTTATCCGGTGCACCGACACCGGTTCCGACTACGGGTTCACTGTCGATCACGGATCCGGGTTCACGCTTGAGGAGTGTGAGGCTATCGGATCGGCGTTCCGCTCGCTGACGATCGATCGATCCCACAACATCAGTGTCGAGGCGTTTAAGAGCAGACCCTCGGAGAAAGGAGCCGGAACTGCACCGGTCGGAAGCGGTGCCGACGATCATCATGACGTGCTGATTCAGGACTCATACGGGGTCACCATGAGCGGCGAGATCATAACCTCCCGGCCGCATGCCCTGACGGTGACCGGATCTGAGAGCCGGGAGGTCACGCTGCACGATACCACGGTGATCTCTCGCGGTCAGAAGGATATCGTCTACGGCATCTTTGTGAATAACGATGTCTCTGATGCCGGCACCATCCGGATCAAGGACAGTACTATCCGGACCGATGCAGACGGGAAGACCTTCAACGCCGGAATAGAGAATCGTGCCGGGGAGAAGGTGAAGGTCAGCAACGTTCTCGTGACCGGGGCGAAGACCGCGTATGTCAACTGCGATATCCTCGCTGAGGCAGAGGTCGTCTCTCCGACGCCGACAGAACAGCCCGGCTTTGGTATCGGTCTTGCCCTGGCGGGTCTTGCCGTGCTCTTCCTCCTCCGCCGGAGGAAGTAG
- a CDS encoding glycosyltransferase: MKILQVANFYKPIWEAGGVARSTYELSRHLAARNHAVTVYTTNWAYQDYDLATNAPVDVEGVRVYYFENLRRYAPSLLPPTPYYSPVVARREIESFDIIHMNEYRALLTAGVSCYARKYDVPYVLQARGSLPKIMQVQRLKGVFDSIWGSRMLRDASRVIALNPREVEQYQAMGVESDRIVTIPNGVDLSLFRNLPQPGRFREAFGIPEDEQIILFLGRINRIKGTDLLVDAFSDILRMGHSARLVIVGPDGGLLPALKQQIADLGIADRILFTGPLYETKDKLSAYIDADVYVLPSIYETFPNTVLEANACGTASILTDRCGIAEMIDGRGGVVVRYDRDELSSAIVDMLENDAGRRRFGENGREMVFSEFGWGSVVERMENLYTTVLEEWGS; encoded by the coding sequence ATGAAGATTCTCCAGGTGGCGAACTTCTACAAGCCGATCTGGGAGGCGGGCGGTGTCGCCCGCTCGACATACGAGCTCTCCCGGCACCTTGCGGCGCGGAACCATGCGGTCACCGTCTACACCACCAACTGGGCATACCAGGACTATGACCTCGCGACGAACGCTCCGGTCGATGTCGAGGGTGTCCGGGTCTACTACTTCGAGAACCTTCGAAGGTATGCGCCGTCCCTGCTCCCGCCGACACCCTACTACTCGCCGGTCGTTGCCCGGCGGGAGATTGAATCCTTTGATATCATCCATATGAACGAGTATCGGGCACTCCTGACCGCCGGTGTCTCCTGCTACGCCCGCAAGTACGACGTTCCGTACGTGCTGCAGGCGCGAGGATCGCTCCCAAAGATCATGCAGGTGCAGCGGTTGAAAGGGGTCTTTGACAGCATCTGGGGGAGCCGGATGCTCCGGGACGCATCCCGTGTCATCGCTCTCAATCCGCGGGAGGTGGAGCAGTACCAGGCGATGGGCGTCGAGAGCGATCGGATCGTCACTATTCCGAACGGGGTCGACCTCTCTCTCTTCCGGAACCTGCCACAGCCGGGGAGATTCCGGGAGGCGTTCGGCATCCCGGAGGATGAGCAGATCATTCTCTTCCTCGGGCGGATCAACCGGATCAAGGGCACTGACCTTTTAGTCGATGCTTTTTCGGATATCCTCCGGATGGGGCACTCTGCACGGCTTGTCATCGTCGGCCCCGACGGGGGGCTGCTCCCTGCACTGAAGCAGCAGATAGCCGACCTCGGCATAGCCGATCGGATCCTCTTCACCGGCCCGCTCTACGAGACGAAGGATAAGCTCAGCGCGTATATCGATGCCGACGTCTACGTCCTCCCCTCGATCTACGAGACTTTCCCGAATACGGTGCTCGAGGCGAACGCCTGTGGCACGGCTTCTATTCTCACCGACCGCTGCGGCATCGCGGAGATGATCGATGGACGAGGCGGTGTCGTCGTCCGGTACGACCGGGACGAACTCTCTTCAGCAATCGTCGATATGCTGGAGAATGATGCAGGCCGGCGGAGGTTCGGCGAGAACGGGCGCGAGATGGTCTTTTCAGAGTTTGGGTGGGGGAGTGTCGTGGAACGGATGGAGAATCTGTATACTACGGTTCTTGAGGAGTGGGGGTCATGA
- a CDS encoding right-handed parallel beta-helix repeat-containing protein: MLPAGAAAGTSATPLEDLRLTEEQVSEYTTSLRTASSEWATAEAGTVTLIVAAYDAGEASKAQADYTCDGVNDHVEIQAALKAVPAGGTVLLTEGTFNCAGNLQPGAYTTLKGSGDGVTVLKFPGVGGPRVRSSYVTFADFTILGTADLLVAQSHARVHNVTMTVDNSRIGAFYVWASNKVVEDVEFVNCKAIDCGRYGFINSGEGSPKLVKNVRFINCEAINCGRDSYVNTGPWVTGFDIVEKNDIDGAWIVGCYAEGNQESGFHLEGFSYLSIKNVNFKDCVSVNNAAKGKDACMFGAGFTTPKGCSLENCYSYNNKHGFLVSGGSISKCYDISMKNCRDDASWYGFMFRHGYDSSITDCISNDAERQGIVLSKAWDLTVDNFTMKNAGGYPLHAGSSTVTAAKFAGTKTADDPFAGGMWHGPVTDSTIDINAEGCASDTVICLENAERVTVTGSIASSSPDAVKVIGGSNVDTSGVVVSNAGDTLEWKPIAIPLID; this comes from the coding sequence ATGCTGCCGGCCGGTGCAGCTGCCGGAACCAGTGCCACGCCACTCGAAGATCTCCGCCTGACCGAAGAACAAGTGTCGGAATACACAACCAGTCTGCGCACTGCGAGCTCGGAATGGGCTACCGCGGAAGCAGGCACGGTGACGCTCATTGTGGCGGCATACGATGCCGGTGAAGCGTCAAAGGCTCAGGCAGATTACACCTGTGACGGGGTCAATGATCACGTCGAGATCCAGGCCGCTCTCAAGGCGGTGCCCGCCGGTGGAACCGTCCTCCTGACGGAGGGTACGTTCAACTGTGCCGGCAACCTGCAGCCCGGTGCCTACACCACGCTGAAGGGTTCCGGCGACGGCGTCACCGTCCTGAAGTTTCCGGGTGTGGGCGGGCCGCGGGTCCGTTCGTCCTACGTCACCTTTGCAGACTTCACGATCCTCGGCACCGCCGACCTGCTCGTCGCACAGAGCCATGCACGCGTCCACAATGTGACCATGACGGTGGACAACTCGCGGATCGGTGCCTTCTATGTCTGGGCGTCGAACAAGGTCGTCGAAGACGTGGAGTTCGTGAACTGCAAGGCTATCGACTGCGGCCGGTATGGGTTCATCAACAGCGGTGAAGGGTCGCCGAAGCTCGTCAAGAACGTCCGGTTCATCAACTGCGAGGCGATCAACTGCGGGCGGGACAGTTATGTCAATACCGGCCCCTGGGTGACCGGATTCGATATCGTCGAGAAGAACGATATCGACGGTGCCTGGATCGTCGGCTGCTACGCGGAAGGTAATCAGGAGAGCGGGTTCCACCTTGAGGGCTTCTCGTACTTAAGCATCAAGAACGTGAACTTCAAGGACTGCGTCAGTGTCAACAATGCCGCGAAGGGCAAGGATGCATGCATGTTCGGCGCCGGGTTCACAACCCCCAAGGGGTGCAGTCTCGAGAACTGCTACTCGTACAACAACAAACACGGGTTCCTCGTCAGCGGCGGCAGCATCAGCAAGTGCTATGATATCAGCATGAAGAACTGCCGTGACGACGCCTCCTGGTACGGGTTCATGTTCCGCCACGGCTACGACAGTTCGATCACCGACTGCATCTCGAACGATGCAGAACGTCAGGGAATCGTCCTCTCGAAGGCCTGGGACCTCACGGTGGATAACTTCACCATGAAGAACGCCGGAGGCTACCCGCTCCATGCAGGTTCGTCGACGGTTACGGCCGCAAAGTTCGCCGGAACCAAGACTGCCGATGACCCCTTTGCCGGCGGCATGTGGCACGGCCCGGTCACCGACAGCACGATCGATATCAACGCTGAAGGGTGCGCTTCGGATACCGTCATCTGCCTCGAGAACGCAGAAAGGGTAACCGTGACCGGCAGCATCGCGTCGAGCAGCCCCGATGCCGTGAAGGTCATTGGCGGCTCGAACGTCGACACGAGCGGTGTCGTGGTCTCAAACGCCGGCGATACGCTGGAATGGAAACCGATCGCGATCCCCCTGATCGATTGA